A window of the Amycolatopsis solani genome harbors these coding sequences:
- a CDS encoding aldehyde dehydrogenase family protein, with protein MDEVAKAVEECARAAKLAAPSLAAASAEAVDAALTGMAERLLAHREEILEANRADVERAKAEGMSAGLLDRLTITPERLTGMAEQLRLLAGAPHQERSVEVSTLDGGLRLVERRRPVGVIGANYEARPNVTVDVASQLVKSRNGGVLRTGSAALGSAQRLREVVIAPALTEAGIDADCVQLVPRVEREAASALVRLPNLVPLVILRGSGDSTRALATEAAVHGVGTLAHADGGGVLYVDRGADVTKARDLVYNSLDRLGVCNRLNLLLIHEDIHDEVWPSISDALAERGVTPSLAPHEHAIGYEWALDSDREATVTVAKVGALADAVGIANEQTSGLAAGIATEDESAADAFFDGYTGTGVFWNAPTRLLDGFKLLAVPETGINLDKVPGPRGPVTYTDLYVRQYAVLPA; from the coding sequence ATGGACGAGGTCGCCAAGGCCGTGGAGGAGTGCGCACGGGCGGCGAAGCTGGCCGCGCCGTCGCTCGCCGCCGCTTCCGCCGAGGCCGTCGACGCCGCGCTGACCGGGATGGCCGAGCGGCTGCTCGCGCACCGCGAGGAGATCCTCGAGGCGAACCGGGCCGACGTCGAGCGCGCGAAGGCCGAGGGGATGAGCGCCGGTCTGCTCGACCGGCTCACCATCACCCCCGAGCGCCTCACCGGCATGGCCGAGCAGCTGCGGCTGCTCGCCGGCGCGCCGCACCAGGAGCGCTCGGTCGAGGTGTCCACGCTGGACGGCGGGCTGCGGCTGGTCGAACGGCGGCGGCCGGTCGGCGTCATCGGCGCGAACTACGAGGCGCGGCCGAACGTGACCGTCGACGTGGCGTCGCAGCTGGTCAAGTCGCGCAACGGCGGCGTGCTGCGCACCGGCTCGGCCGCGCTCGGCTCGGCGCAGCGGCTGCGTGAGGTCGTCATCGCGCCCGCGCTCACCGAGGCGGGCATCGACGCCGACTGCGTCCAGCTGGTGCCGCGGGTGGAGCGGGAGGCGGCGTCCGCGCTGGTCCGGCTGCCGAACCTGGTGCCGCTGGTGATCCTGCGCGGCAGCGGCGACAGCACCCGGGCCCTCGCCACCGAGGCGGCCGTCCACGGCGTCGGCACGCTCGCCCACGCCGACGGCGGCGGCGTGCTGTACGTCGACCGCGGCGCGGACGTCACCAAAGCGCGTGACCTCGTCTACAACAGCCTCGACCGGCTCGGGGTCTGCAACCGGCTGAACCTGCTGCTGATCCACGAGGACATCCACGACGAGGTCTGGCCGTCGATCTCCGACGCGCTGGCCGAGCGGGGCGTCACGCCGTCGCTCGCTCCGCACGAGCACGCCATCGGCTACGAGTGGGCGCTGGACTCCGACCGCGAGGCGACCGTCACGGTGGCCAAGGTCGGCGCGCTCGCCGACGCGGTCGGGATCGCCAACGAGCAGACGTCGGGCCTGGCCGCGGGCATCGCCACCGAGGACGAGTCGGCCGCCGACGCCTTCTTCGACGGCTACACCGGCACGGGCGTCTTCTGGAACGCCCCGACCCGGCTCC
- a CDS encoding M50 family metallopeptidase has protein sequence MSSPVPLALGGPAGDALSALRTAATGTSSAGSLLEQAQTPAVITLVAGGVALLVVLIGGTPWRLARNVVTIVHEAGHALAAVLVGRRLQGIKLHSDTSGVTVSRGKPEGPGMAFTAMAGYLAPSVLGLLFASLLGNDLVGSVLVLIALLLLGVLVMVRNAYGVFTVVASAFVLALVAFVAPVEVQAPFGYLVTWFLLFGGVRPVIELQTKRRRGQARDSDADQLGRLTAVPPVLWVLVFAVATVSCLIAGGLWLLEPVAT, from the coding sequence GTGAGTTCGCCCGTTCCTCTCGCGCTCGGCGGCCCGGCCGGTGACGCCCTGTCAGCCCTCCGGACGGCCGCCACCGGCACCTCATCGGCCGGTTCGCTGCTCGAACAGGCTCAGACGCCTGCCGTGATCACCCTGGTCGCCGGCGGTGTGGCGCTGCTGGTCGTGCTCATCGGCGGTACGCCGTGGCGGCTGGCGCGCAACGTCGTCACGATCGTGCACGAGGCCGGGCACGCACTGGCCGCCGTGCTCGTCGGGCGGCGGCTGCAGGGCATCAAGCTGCACTCGGACACCTCGGGCGTCACCGTCTCGCGCGGCAAGCCCGAGGGGCCGGGGATGGCGTTCACCGCGATGGCCGGGTACCTCGCGCCCTCGGTGCTCGGGCTGCTGTTCGCCAGCCTGCTCGGCAACGACCTGGTCGGCAGCGTGCTCGTGCTGATCGCGTTGCTGCTGCTCGGTGTCCTGGTGATGGTGCGCAACGCCTACGGGGTGTTCACCGTCGTCGCCAGTGCCTTCGTGCTCGCGCTGGTCGCGTTCGTCGCGCCGGTCGAGGTGCAGGCGCCGTTCGGCTACCTGGTGACGTGGTTCCTGCTGTTCGGGGGCGTGCGGCCGGTGATCGAGCTGCAGACCAAACGCCGTCGTGGCCAGGCGCGGGACTCCGACGCCGACCAGTTGGGCCGGCTCACCGCGGTGCCGCCGGTGCTGTGGGTGCTGGTCTTCGCCGTGGCGACGGTCAGCTGCCTGATCGCCGGCGGGCTGTGGCTCCTGGAGCCCGTGGCCACCTGA
- a CDS encoding DNA-3-methyladenine glycosylase 2, whose amino-acid sequence MTTSLLDSQITVRGEFDLAAAARFLTGFAPAGQPAAEAGALRVAFPLEGAWTPVGAVLRQRSPGEVAVAVHGPPEHAEAVLTQVRRMCSLDVDGSAFPVAGARDPVVSLLQQLHPGLRPVLFASPYEAACWAVLSHRVWMTQAVRLRRRLTERHGTELDVGGTRLTSFPAPAVLAKLEFMPGLSGQKVQRLRGIAEAAAAGALDAAALRAMSADEALQQLRTLPGIGRFSAELILIRGAGHPDIFPQDEGRLHEIMRDAYHLPEAGVPELAEIAEAWAPFRSWVSFLFRVEGEARLRESR is encoded by the coding sequence ATGACGACTTCCCTGCTGGACAGCCAGATCACGGTGCGAGGCGAGTTCGACCTGGCCGCGGCGGCCCGCTTCTTGACCGGCTTCGCGCCGGCCGGGCAACCGGCGGCGGAGGCGGGCGCACTGCGCGTGGCCTTCCCGCTCGAAGGCGCGTGGACGCCGGTGGGAGCGGTGCTGCGGCAGAGATCGCCCGGCGAAGTGGCGGTGGCGGTGCACGGCCCGCCCGAACACGCCGAGGCGGTTCTGACCCAGGTGCGGCGGATGTGCTCCCTGGACGTCGACGGGTCGGCGTTCCCGGTGGCCGGCGCCCGTGACCCGGTGGTGTCCCTGCTGCAGCAGCTGCACCCCGGCCTGCGCCCGGTGTTGTTCGCGTCGCCGTACGAAGCGGCGTGCTGGGCGGTGCTCAGCCACCGGGTCTGGATGACCCAGGCGGTCCGGCTGCGCCGCCGCCTGACGGAACGCCACGGCACGGAGCTCGACGTCGGCGGCACCAGGCTGACGTCGTTCCCGGCGCCGGCGGTCCTGGCGAAGCTGGAGTTCATGCCGGGCCTGTCGGGCCAGAAGGTGCAGCGCCTTCGAGGCATCGCCGAAGCGGCGGCCGCGGGCGCGCTGGACGCGGCGGCGTTGCGGGCGATGTCCGCGGACGAGGCCCTGCAACAGCTGCGGACGCTCCCGGGAATCGGCCGCTTCAGCGCGGAGCTGATCCTGATCCGCGGCGCCGGCCACCCGGACATCTTCCCCCAGGACGAAGGCCGCCTCCACGAGATCATGCGCGACGCCTACCACCTGCCGGAAGCGGGAGTGCCGGAGCTGGCGGAGATCGCGGAAGCATGGGCCCCCTTCCGGAGCTGGGTGTCGTTCCTGTTCCGCGTCGAAGGCGAGGCCCGGCTGAGGGAGTCCCGATGA
- a CDS encoding class I SAM-dependent methyltransferase yields MPTSRTTTLERLSALLETPAETSDGYLDLLGAADQAGPPTGLTQRLMRTTVLPQVYERYWRPALGRALKGPFGPSMTGEVRLATKLLALEPGHTALDVACGTGRFTRAFGAAVAPGGLAIGLDGARTMLAKAVAEGGPQSVAYLRADAVRPPLKESTVDGVCCFAALHMFAEPEAALDSFARVLKPGGRIVLLTSARRGWQPARLIDSAGGIVSGQKMFDRGEIAASLRARGFTAITERYAGVTQIVAGRLG; encoded by the coding sequence ATGCCGACCAGCCGAACCACCACTCTCGAGCGACTGAGCGCCCTGCTCGAGACCCCGGCGGAGACCAGCGACGGTTACCTCGACCTGCTGGGCGCCGCGGACCAGGCCGGCCCGCCGACCGGGCTCACCCAGCGGCTGATGCGCACGACCGTGCTCCCGCAGGTCTACGAGCGCTACTGGCGCCCGGCGCTCGGCCGCGCGCTCAAGGGCCCGTTCGGGCCGAGCATGACCGGCGAAGTCCGCCTCGCCACGAAGCTCCTCGCCCTCGAACCCGGGCACACCGCGCTCGACGTCGCCTGCGGCACCGGCCGCTTCACGCGCGCGTTCGGCGCGGCCGTCGCGCCGGGCGGGCTCGCGATCGGGCTCGACGGCGCCCGCACGATGCTCGCCAAGGCCGTCGCCGAGGGTGGCCCGCAGAGCGTTGCCTACCTGCGCGCGGACGCGGTGCGCCCGCCGCTGAAGGAGTCCACAGTGGACGGGGTCTGCTGCTTCGCCGCCCTGCACATGTTCGCCGAACCGGAAGCCGCGTTGGACTCTTTCGCGCGCGTGCTGAAACCCGGCGGCCGGATCGTCCTGCTGACCAGCGCCCGCCGCGGCTGGCAGCCCGCGCGCCTGATCGACTCGGCCGGCGGGATCGTGAGCGGGCAGAAGATGTTCGACCGCGGCGAAATCGCGGCGAGCCTGCGTGCCCGCGGCTTCACCGCGATCACCGAACGGTACGCCGGCGTCACCCAGATCGTCGCGGGCCGGCTGGGCTGA
- a CDS encoding M20 family metallopeptidase, whose translation MTHHEPVPPDDSYLRSLVEATADAVAAAEPLSSPHAGADEATRAEVTAAVERASPDLVALSQDLHAHPEEGFAEHRSVQALADLLGRHGHEATVGLGGLDTALRVSTPERDGPHIAVLAEYDALPGLGHACGHNVICTTAAGGFLGAATVAERLGGRVSLIGTPAEEGGGGKEILARAGVFDDVDAVIMLHPFSHDIALHPFLGRRQLEMVFHGVGAHASAQPFMGRNALDAAVAAYQGVSALRQQLPQSDRVHGVFTDGGARPNVIPARAALLFYLRSQNPETLRDLAARMTSIAEGAAAMTGCGVELVWDAQAAYLPIRFNTALAGRWTANQLGTGRKPLPPGIVPESLTGSTDLGNLSYRMPALHPMLAVSGPTVALHTKEFAAAAGSSTGDAGVRDGALGLALTAADYLGDAELRKAVHDEFEAAGGALDVPAFFD comes from the coding sequence ATGACCCACCACGAGCCCGTCCCGCCCGACGACAGCTACCTGCGTTCCCTGGTCGAGGCCACCGCCGACGCCGTCGCGGCCGCCGAGCCGCTGTCCTCGCCGCACGCCGGCGCGGACGAGGCGACGCGGGCCGAGGTGACTGCCGCGGTCGAGCGCGCGTCACCCGATCTGGTGGCGTTGAGCCAAGATCTGCACGCGCACCCCGAGGAGGGGTTCGCCGAGCACCGTTCGGTGCAGGCGCTCGCGGACCTCCTCGGGCGCCACGGCCACGAAGCGACCGTCGGGCTCGGCGGGCTCGACACCGCGCTGCGCGTCAGCACCCCGGAGCGGGACGGCCCGCACATCGCCGTTCTCGCCGAGTACGACGCGCTGCCCGGGCTCGGCCACGCCTGCGGCCACAACGTCATCTGCACGACCGCCGCGGGCGGGTTCCTCGGCGCCGCCACCGTCGCCGAGCGGCTCGGCGGCCGGGTCAGCCTGATCGGCACCCCCGCCGAAGAAGGCGGTGGCGGCAAGGAAATCCTGGCTCGCGCGGGCGTGTTCGACGACGTCGACGCGGTGATCATGCTGCACCCGTTCAGCCACGACATCGCGCTGCACCCGTTCCTCGGCCGCCGTCAGCTGGAGATGGTCTTCCACGGCGTCGGCGCGCACGCGTCGGCTCAGCCGTTCATGGGCCGCAACGCGCTCGACGCCGCGGTCGCCGCCTACCAGGGCGTTTCGGCGCTGCGGCAGCAACTCCCGCAGAGCGACCGCGTGCACGGCGTCTTCACCGACGGCGGCGCCCGGCCGAACGTCATCCCGGCGCGGGCGGCGCTGCTGTTCTACCTCCGCTCGCAGAACCCGGAGACGCTGCGCGACCTCGCCGCCCGGATGACGTCGATCGCGGAAGGCGCGGCGGCGATGACCGGCTGCGGCGTCGAGCTGGTCTGGGACGCCCAGGCCGCGTACCTGCCGATCCGGTTCAACACCGCGCTCGCCGGCCGCTGGACGGCCAACCAGCTGGGCACCGGCCGCAAGCCGCTGCCGCCGGGCATCGTGCCGGAGTCGCTCACCGGATCCACCGACCTGGGGAACCTGTCGTACCGGATGCCCGCGCTGCACCCGATGCTCGCCGTGTCGGGTCCGACGGTCGCCTTGCACACCAAGGAGTTCGCGGCCGCGGCCGGATCGTCCACCGGGGACGCCGGGGTCCGCGACGGCGCGCTGGGCCTGGCCCTGACCGCCGCCGACTACCTGGGAGACGCCGAACTGCGGAAGGCGGTGCACGACGAGTTCGAAGCGGCGGGAGGAGCGCTGGACGTGCCGGCGTTCTTCGACTGA